The Methanomethylovorans hollandica DSM 15978 genome includes a region encoding these proteins:
- a CDS encoding amino acid ABC transporter ATP-binding protein, with translation MSVIEVKDLYKSFGDLQVLKGISVNVKESEVVCVIGPSGSGKSTFLRCINLLEQPTSGDIWIDGNKITEPHIDINRIREEAGMVFQHFNLFPHKTTLENVSLALIKVRKLSKEEAEKRALEILRKVGLEDKAHVYPVALSGGQKQRVAIARALAMRPKVMLFDEPTSALDPEMVGEVLNVMNDLAKIGMTMIVVTHEMGFAREVSDRVLFMDDGMIVEEGTPQDIFNHAQNERTITFLSKVL, from the coding sequence GTGTCAGTGATAGAAGTTAAGGATCTATACAAAAGCTTTGGAGATCTTCAGGTCCTCAAAGGGATATCGGTCAATGTGAAGGAAAGTGAAGTCGTCTGCGTGATAGGTCCTTCCGGATCCGGAAAAAGTACTTTCCTGCGGTGTATCAATCTTCTGGAACAGCCCACATCGGGAGATATATGGATAGATGGAAATAAAATAACCGAGCCCCATATTGATATCAATAGGATCAGAGAGGAAGCCGGAATGGTATTCCAGCATTTCAATCTGTTCCCGCATAAAACAACCCTTGAAAATGTATCCCTTGCCCTTATCAAAGTAAGGAAACTGTCTAAGGAAGAAGCAGAAAAAAGAGCACTGGAAATATTGCGCAAGGTTGGGTTGGAAGATAAAGCACACGTGTATCCTGTTGCTCTCTCCGGCGGACAGAAGCAGCGTGTTGCAATAGCAAGAGCTCTGGCAATGCGCCCTAAAGTCATGCTTTTCGATGAACCAACCTCGGCCCTTGATCCTGAAATGGTAGGGGAGGTGTTGAACGTGATGAACGACCTTGCAAAAATAGGAATGACGATGATAGTGGTTACCCATGAGATGGGATTTGCCAGGGAAGTAAGTGACAGAGTGTTATTCATGGATGATGGCATGATAGTGGAAGAAGGAACTCCGCAGGATATATTCAACCATGCGCAAAATGAGCGGACCATCACTTTCCTGAGCAAGGTGCTTTAG
- a CDS encoding amino acid ABC transporter permease: MSLLDEYIGHIIKVFPDLLLGSMVTIEVTSLGVLFGLILGTISGLGKLSRKKIFRYPSIAYVDFIRGTPLLVQILLFYYGIPGLFSNVTGRPLSIDPILAGVIVCSINSGAYIAEIVRSGVQSIDKGQMEAARSLGMTERIAMKEIILPQAFRRIIPPLGNEFIALLKDSSLLAVIGVHELLKNGQLYISRTFASFPVYIAIALMYLVMTLAISRLVAYSERRLGVSDRS; encoded by the coding sequence TTGTCACTCCTGGACGAATATATCGGTCACATAATCAAAGTGTTCCCTGATCTTCTCCTGGGATCTATGGTGACCATCGAGGTCACAAGCCTGGGTGTATTATTTGGTCTTATACTTGGAACAATATCAGGACTTGGAAAATTATCACGTAAAAAGATCTTCCGTTATCCTTCCATTGCTTATGTGGACTTCATAAGAGGAACGCCACTGCTGGTGCAGATCCTGCTTTTTTACTATGGCATTCCCGGTCTTTTCTCAAATGTAACAGGTAGACCTCTGTCAATAGACCCCATCCTTGCAGGTGTCATTGTGTGCAGTATAAACAGCGGTGCCTACATTGCAGAGATCGTGCGTTCAGGTGTCCAGTCCATAGACAAAGGCCAGATGGAAGCTGCACGCTCTTTAGGTATGACAGAAAGAATAGCAATGAAAGAGATCATTCTTCCCCAGGCCTTCAGAAGAATAATTCCACCCCTTGGTAATGAATTCATAGCTCTTCTCAAAGATTCTTCCTTGCTCGCTGTAATCGGAGTGCATGAACTGCTAAAGAATGGTCAGCTTTATATTTCAAGGACCTTTGCATCTTTCCCTGTGTACATCGCTATAGCACTGATGTACCTGGTGATGACCCTTGCAATTTCCAGGCTGGTTGCATATTCTGAAAGGAGGCTGGGTGTCAGTGATAGAAGTTAA
- the fae gene encoding formaldehyde-activating enzyme, whose product MTKITQSLIGEALVGEGPEVAHIDLVIGTKGSAVENAFMNALANPQRGHSPLLAVLEPNVMPKPATLLVNKVTIKNATQASLMFGPAQAAIAKAVMDSVADSVIPKEEAENLLVIVSVFIEWDATDKEKIYKFNYEATKLAIKRAIDRTPTVDEALAKKDSAEHPFA is encoded by the coding sequence ATGACAAAAATAACACAGAGTCTTATTGGCGAAGCATTGGTAGGAGAAGGACCTGAAGTTGCACACATCGATCTTGTTATCGGTACAAAGGGAAGTGCAGTTGAGAACGCATTCATGAACGCACTTGCAAACCCACAACGGGGTCATTCCCCATTACTTGCAGTACTCGAACCAAATGTTATGCCAAAACCAGCAACACTTCTGGTGAACAAGGTAACCATAAAGAACGCAACCCAGGCTTCCCTGATGTTCGGACCTGCACAGGCAGCTATTGCAAAAGCTGTAATGGACAGTGTGGCTGACAGCGTTATTCCAAAAGAAGAAGCAGAGAATCTTCTTGTCATTGTTTCAGTATTTATCGAATGGGATGCAACGGACAAGGAAAAGATCTACAAGTTCAACTACGAAGCAACAAAGCTTGCAATAAAGCGTGCTATCGATAGAACTCCAACAGTTGATGAGGCACTTGCAAAGAAGGACTCAGCAGAGCACCCATTTGCTTAA
- a CDS encoding cadherin-like domain-containing LVIVD repeat protein — protein sequence MQIRSSRLICSVIVVLLLLLTSGVSLADDINVELVSHFGGSINDVAIRGDYAYLGQGQDLVVLDIAAVDKPFEVGRIVTPSVVIDVTVLDNYAYVADGSSGLLIIDITNPSSPTIVGSYDTTGHAYGIVVAGNYAYVADGSNGLAIVDVTNPAAPIPKGSYDTGSYAHGVAVAGNYVCVADSDNGLVIMDITNPTAPTLTGSYNTAGHAYGIVVSGNYAYVADAEGGLVLVDISNPSSPTLAGSYDTNDYAEGVVVAGNYAYVANSGRGLVVLDISNPSSLALVSTYYTYAHAVAVSGNYTYVAAGDNGLLIVDIINPSSPALAGNYGTVGSAGAVDVSGNYAYLASGGSDYVLLSIVNVTSTSSPTLTGSYNLYADNGIGVTVSGDYAYIGVGFPGLSILDISDPASPRHVSDYGEFGPLNYTAVVVVSDNYAYIPRENGLEILDISDPSSPIFVGRYDTAGSVGAVDVSGNYAYVADENGLYIVDIKDKSTPTFVGSYDTAGYVSGVAVSGNYAYVTSTVYLDDAYQSHFEILDITNPSSPTLVGNYDTTDYARVVDVSGNYAYVADENGLYIVDISDNSAPTLVGSYDIAGYVSDVAVSDNYTYVATGENGLVILRVDGAPVLAAIGTKSVNLKELLAFTVSATGSDNDTITYSATGLPKDATFNVATAAFKWTPDYGDAGVYNVTFTATANGRSDSETINIVVGSTALPDSVGVYNNQATWALWSRIHNSVNIVGFGWPGTEPIVGDWNGDGLTELGIYNRAGNNFLLQSESVFDIIGLGWKGVTPVVGDWNGDGDDDVGVYNNEGTWALWNTNANSADIVGFGWPGTEPIVGDWNGDGVTEVGIYNRGGNNFLVQTDSGFEVIGLGWSGVTPVVGDWNGDGADEVGVYNNEGTWALWNTDTNSVDIVGFGWQGTKPMVGDWDGDEVTEVGIYNTGGNNFLIQNDSGFDIIGLGWAGVTPVVGNWG from the coding sequence ATGCAAATAAGATCAAGTAGGTTAATTTGTTCTGTAATTGTAGTGCTGTTGCTGCTACTGACTTCAGGAGTCAGTTTAGCTGATGACATTAATGTAGAATTAGTAAGTCACTTTGGTGGTAGCATTAATGATGTTGCGATCCGGGGGGATTATGCATATCTCGGACAGGGACAGGATTTAGTTGTGCTGGATATTGCTGCTGTTGATAAACCATTCGAAGTAGGAAGAATAGTTACTCCATCAGTAGTGATCGATGTTACTGTCTTAGATAATTATGCCTATGTAGCCGATGGTAGTAGTGGTCTTCTAATTATAGATATTACTAATCCTTCCTCACCAACAATTGTGGGCAGTTATGACACCACCGGTCATGCATATGGCATTGTTGTAGCAGGTAATTATGCCTACGTAGCTGATGGTAGCAACGGTCTTGCGATTGTGGATGTCACAAATCCTGCAGCACCTATTCCTAAAGGTAGTTATGACACTGGTAGTTATGCACATGGTGTTGCTGTAGCAGGTAATTATGTCTGCGTCGCCGATTCAGACAATGGCCTTGTTATCATGGATATCACTAATCCCACCGCACCAACACTCACGGGTAGTTATAATACAGCCGGTCATGCATATGGCATTGTTGTATCTGGCAATTATGCCTATGTAGCCGATGCCGAAGGCGGTCTTGTGCTTGTAGATATTAGTAATCCATCCTCACCAACCCTTGCAGGCAGTTATGATACTAATGATTATGCAGAGGGTGTTGTTGTAGCAGGTAATTATGCCTATGTAGCCAACAGTGGCAGGGGTCTTGTGGTTTTGGATATCAGTAATCCATCATCATTAGCACTTGTGAGTACTTACTATACTTATGCACATGCTGTTGCGGTGTCCGGTAATTATACATATGTAGCCGCTGGTGACAATGGTCTTCTTATTGTGGATATTATCAATCCTTCATCACCAGCACTGGCAGGAAATTATGGTACTGTTGGTAGTGCAGGAGCTGTTGATGTATCAGGTAATTATGCCTACTTAGCAAGCGGCGGTAGTGACTATGTTCTTTTAAGTATTGTGAATGTCACATCTACTTCCTCACCAACACTTACAGGCAGCTATAATCTTTATGCTGATAATGGAATTGGTGTTACTGTCTCAGGCGATTATGCCTATATAGGCGTAGGTTTCCCTGGTCTTTCAATTTTGGATATCAGTGATCCGGCCTCACCGAGACATGTGAGTGATTATGGAGAATTTGGTCCTCTTAATTATACGGCAGTTGTTGTTGTATCAGATAATTATGCCTATATACCCAGGGAAAATGGCCTTGAAATTTTGGATATTAGTGATCCTTCGTCACCAATATTTGTAGGCAGGTATGATACTGCTGGTAGTGTAGGAGCTGTTGATGTATCAGGCAATTATGCTTACGTAGCCGACGAAAATGGTCTTTATATTGTGGATATCAAAGATAAATCCACACCAACTTTTGTAGGAAGCTATGATACTGCTGGTTATGTATCAGGGGTTGCCGTCTCAGGTAATTATGCCTATGTAACTAGTACCGTTTATTTAGACGATGCTTACCAGAGCCATTTTGAAATTTTGGATATTACCAATCCTTCATCACCAACACTTGTAGGAAATTATGATACTACTGATTATGCACGGGTTGTTGATGTATCAGGTAATTATGCTTACGTAGCTGATGAAAACGGTCTTTATATTGTGGATATCAGTGATAACTCTGCACCAACTTTAGTAGGAAGTTATGATATTGCTGGTTATGTATCTGATGTTGCTGTCTCAGATAACTATACCTACGTGGCCACTGGCGAGAATGGTCTTGTCATCCTGCGTGTAGACGGAGCACCTGTACTTGCAGCAATTGGCACTAAATCTGTCAATCTGAAAGAGCTACTTGCATTCACTGTTTCTGCAACAGGTTCTGATAATGATACTATAACCTACTCTGCGACAGGTCTGCCAAAGGATGCCACTTTTAATGTTGCTACGGCTGCATTCAAGTGGACTCCCGATTATGGTGATGCTGGAGTATATAATGTCACCTTCACAGCAACTGCTAATGGCCGTAGTGACTCCGAAACCATAAATATAGTTGTGGGTAGCACTGCATTGCCTGATTCGGTAGGTGTGTATAACAATCAGGCCACCTGGGCTCTCTGGAGCAGGATTCACAATTCTGTCAATATAGTAGGATTCGGCTGGCCTGGTACTGAACCAATTGTAGGTGACTGGAATGGAGATGGGCTCACTGAGTTAGGTATCTACAACCGTGCCGGTAACAATTTCCTGCTCCAGAGCGAGTCTGTCTTTGATATAATCGGTCTTGGATGGAAGGGTGTCACTCCTGTCGTGGGAGACTGGAACGGAGATGGTGACGATGATGTGGGTGTCTATAACAACGAAGGCACGTGGGCACTATGGAACACCAATGCTAACTCTGCAGACATCGTGGGCTTCGGCTGGCCGGGTACCGAGCCGATAGTAGGTGACTGGAACGGCGATGGGGTTACTGAAGTGGGAATCTACAACAGAGGAGGTAATAACTTCCTGGTCCAGACAGATTCCGGATTCGAGGTCATTGGACTGGGATGGTCGGGTGTTACACCTGTAGTAGGTGACTGGAATGGTGATGGCGCTGACGAGGTTGGTGTGTATAACAATGAAGGTACTTGGGCTCTGTGGAACACCGACACCAATTCCGTTGATATCGTGGGCTTCGGATGGCAAGGCACCAAACCGATGGTAGGTGACTGGGATGGAGATGAAGTTACTGAAGTGGGTATTTACAACACTGGGGGTAATAATTTCCTGATCCAGAATGATTCTGGCTTTGATATCATTGGCCTTGGATGGGCAGGTGTGACTCCAGTTGTGGGCAACTGGGGTTAA
- a CDS encoding DMT family transporter — MVPIETLAILIGLVSALSWGAGDFIGGFATRRTSAYSVVLVTQIIGIIIFPILAFVFSESIPPLNNLLWGAFAGFFGAAGLIALYMGLAKGKMSIVSPLAAVISVIIPVIYSALNEGIPSIFKIMGFIFAFIGIWFIVNVDLGSNLKLTYLEYPLLAGILFGLFFISIDNFSAAAIYWPLTVSRITAFFMLTGFMMFTKTVSKTTLNVILAVILAGLFNTGGAILFALASEAGRLDVATILSSLSPAVTVLLACIVLNEQLAPRQWIGVIASLIAIILISI, encoded by the coding sequence ATGGTACCTATAGAAACTCTTGCTATTCTTATTGGACTTGTATCTGCATTGTCATGGGGTGCAGGGGATTTTATAGGAGGGTTTGCTACCAGAAGGACAAGCGCGTATTCTGTGGTTCTGGTCACTCAAATAATAGGTATTATTATATTCCCGATCCTTGCATTTGTATTTTCAGAGAGCATACCTCCGTTAAACAATCTTTTGTGGGGTGCTTTTGCAGGATTTTTTGGAGCTGCAGGGTTGATAGCACTATATATGGGTCTGGCCAAAGGCAAAATGAGTATAGTTTCTCCTCTGGCTGCAGTAATATCAGTGATCATACCTGTAATATATTCAGCTTTAAATGAAGGTATACCTTCTATTTTTAAGATCATGGGTTTTATTTTTGCATTTATTGGCATATGGTTCATTGTTAACGTGGACCTTGGATCCAATTTAAAATTAACATATCTGGAATATCCCCTGCTTGCAGGTATATTATTTGGTTTGTTCTTTATATCCATTGATAATTTCAGTGCTGCTGCAATTTACTGGCCATTGACGGTTTCAAGGATCACAGCATTTTTCATGCTCACAGGATTTATGATGTTCACAAAAACTGTCAGTAAAACCACACTTAATGTAATTCTGGCAGTTATCCTTGCAGGATTGTTTAACACAGGAGGTGCTATCTTGTTTGCTCTGGCCTCAGAAGCTGGGAGATTGGATGTTGCCACAATCCTGTCATCGCTAAGCCCCGCAGTTACAGTGTTGTTGGCATGTATTGTATTAAATGAACAACTTGCTCCGCGTCAATGGATAGGGGTGATAGCCTCCCTGATCGCTATAATCCTTATATCCATCTGA